In one Micromonospora polyrhachis genomic region, the following are encoded:
- a CDS encoding helix-turn-helix domain-containing protein, whose amino-acid sequence MQSLEKMDAFRAMVNEVTMTADERLGYRLETAAGTFAVELLRLRESAGTPSFRELAKRTHYSRTALSTAVAGRVLPSLPVTLAFVAACGGDEQEWRKRWQQANRRLDVSAAGILERPVIARPAGSPQAVVDGADPERAGCGFDAVTLDAQKVAISETQLVGQVQLRYSPWGRAAWSRFEGTSGLDHLATTNQVEIHMEIERGDGLTRTVEKQEYIHDYMWSMILLVGPDPVRARVQVLINGRLMGAGETLALSLS is encoded by the coding sequence ATGCAGTCATTGGAGAAGATGGATGCCTTCCGGGCGATGGTGAACGAGGTGACGATGACGGCGGACGAGCGGCTCGGCTATCGGCTGGAGACCGCCGCAGGGACCTTCGCAGTCGAGCTGCTCCGCCTTCGGGAGTCCGCCGGCACACCCAGCTTCCGCGAACTCGCCAAACGCACGCACTACTCTCGAACCGCCCTGTCGACGGCGGTGGCCGGCCGCGTGTTGCCATCACTGCCGGTGACACTCGCCTTCGTCGCCGCATGCGGCGGAGACGAACAGGAGTGGCGCAAGCGCTGGCAACAGGCCAACCGCCGGCTCGACGTCAGCGCGGCGGGCATCCTGGAACGGCCGGTAATCGCCCGGCCAGCCGGGTCCCCCCAGGCGGTGGTGGACGGCGCCGATCCGGAACGGGCCGGATGCGGCTTCGACGCGGTGACGCTGGACGCACAGAAGGTAGCCATCTCCGAAACTCAACTCGTCGGCCAGGTCCAACTGCGCTACTCGCCATGGGGTCGAGCAGCCTGGTCCCGGTTCGAGGGCACATCAGGCCTGGACCACCTGGCAACGACCAACCAGGTCGAAATCCACATGGAGATCGAACGTGGCGACGGCCTCACCCGCACCGTCGAAAAGCAGGAATACATCCACGACTACATGTGGTCGATGATCCTGCTGGTCGGCCCCGACCCGGTCCGCGCCCGAGTCCAGGTACTCATCAACGGCCGGCTGATGGGAGCCGGTGAGACCCTTGCACTCTCACTGAGCTGA
- a CDS encoding iron-siderophore ABC transporter substrate-binding protein yields the protein MRVTRFLAGIVAATTVLALAACGGSSDTDDTPAASGSGAASFPVTITHAFGTTTIKKKPERVATVNWANHEVPLALGIVPVGYAKANFGDEDGDGLLPWDAAKLKELGAQTPVLFDETDGIDFEGVANTKPDVILAAYSGLTQQDYDTLTKIAPVVAYPKTPWSTSWRDSIKLESKALGLAAEGDALIAKIEQEMKDEAARYPKLAGKSVMFLTHLDPTDLSKISFYTTHDTRSQFFTDLGMKHPESIAKASAGTTEFSLTQSAEQVQNLSDVDIIVTYGDAQGTTLATLQKDPLLSKIPAIARGSFVSLPGSTPVATAANPTPLAVSFVLKDYVDLLGKAADKI from the coding sequence ATGCGCGTCACCCGGTTCCTCGCGGGAATCGTCGCCGCCACCACCGTGCTCGCACTCGCTGCCTGTGGCGGATCGTCCGACACCGACGACACCCCTGCCGCGTCCGGCAGCGGCGCTGCATCGTTCCCGGTCACCATCACCCATGCGTTCGGCACCACGACCATCAAGAAGAAACCCGAGCGGGTCGCCACGGTCAACTGGGCCAACCATGAGGTGCCACTGGCCCTGGGCATCGTCCCGGTCGGCTACGCCAAGGCGAACTTCGGTGACGAGGACGGCGACGGCCTGCTGCCCTGGGATGCCGCGAAGCTCAAGGAGCTCGGCGCCCAGACCCCGGTGCTGTTCGACGAGACCGACGGCATCGACTTCGAGGGGGTGGCGAACACCAAGCCAGACGTCATCCTGGCCGCCTACTCGGGTCTGACCCAGCAGGACTACGACACCCTGACGAAGATCGCGCCGGTCGTCGCGTACCCGAAGACGCCCTGGTCCACCTCGTGGCGCGACAGCATCAAGCTGGAGAGCAAGGCCCTCGGCCTGGCCGCCGAGGGCGACGCGCTGATCGCGAAGATCGAGCAGGAGATGAAGGACGAGGCGGCGCGCTACCCGAAGCTGGCCGGCAAGTCGGTGATGTTCCTGACCCACCTCGATCCGACCGACCTCAGCAAGATCAGCTTCTACACCACGCACGACACCCGGTCCCAGTTCTTCACCGACCTCGGCATGAAGCACCCGGAGAGCATCGCGAAGGCGTCCGCCGGGACCACCGAGTTCAGCCTCACGCAGAGCGCCGAGCAGGTGCAGAACCTCAGCGACGTGGACATCATCGTGACCTACGGTGACGCCCAGGGCACCACGCTGGCCACCCTGCAGAAGGACCCGCTGCTGTCCAAGATCCCGGCGATCGCGCGCGGATCGTTCGTCTCCCTGCCCGGCAGCACCCCGGTAGCCACCGCCGCCAACCCCACGCCGCTCGCAGTTTCGTTCGTGCTCAAGGACTACGTCGACCTGCTCGGCAAGGCAGCCGACAAGATCTGA
- a CDS encoding FecCD family ABC transporter permease, whose product MTLVETPSGPDVTVVRRPARVRLGWLMVVLAVLVLVMLASVAFGSRIVGWADIVAAFSGTDETLNQAAVVKRIPRTVLAALVGAALALSGTVMQGVTRNPLADPGILGVNMGAMLAIAVGMVTIGLYTATAYIWVAIAGAAVSTLFVYAVGSLGRGGATPLKIALAGAATSAALASLVVAVVLPRGDIAENFQSWQVGGVGGATWESIGQVLPFLITGMVICLLCARALNSLALGDELAAGLGERVALMRGIAALGAVVLCGAATAVAGPIAFVGLIVPHLCRLLVGLDHRWLLPFATLVGAALLTAADVVGRVVNRPDEIEAGIITALIGAPFFIYIVRRQKVREL is encoded by the coding sequence ATGACGCTCGTCGAAACTCCTTCCGGGCCGGACGTCACCGTCGTGCGGCGCCCGGCCCGGGTGCGCCTGGGCTGGCTGATGGTCGTCCTCGCCGTCCTGGTCCTCGTCATGCTGGCGTCGGTCGCCTTCGGCTCCCGCATCGTCGGCTGGGCCGACATCGTCGCCGCCTTCAGCGGCACCGACGAGACCCTCAACCAGGCAGCCGTGGTCAAACGCATTCCGCGTACGGTCCTCGCCGCGCTCGTCGGCGCGGCGCTGGCCCTGTCCGGCACCGTCATGCAGGGCGTCACCCGCAATCCGCTCGCCGACCCGGGCATCCTCGGCGTGAACATGGGCGCCATGCTGGCGATCGCGGTCGGCATGGTGACCATCGGGCTGTACACCGCCACCGCGTACATCTGGGTCGCGATCGCCGGTGCGGCCGTGTCCACACTGTTCGTCTACGCGGTCGGCTCGCTCGGCCGCGGCGGCGCCACCCCGCTCAAGATCGCGCTGGCCGGGGCGGCCACCTCCGCGGCACTGGCGTCGCTGGTGGTGGCGGTCGTGCTGCCGCGCGGCGACATCGCCGAGAACTTCCAGTCCTGGCAGGTCGGCGGGGTCGGCGGCGCGACCTGGGAGAGCATCGGTCAGGTCCTGCCGTTCCTGATCACCGGCATGGTCATCTGCCTGCTCTGCGCCCGGGCGCTGAACTCCCTCGCGCTCGGCGACGAACTCGCCGCCGGCCTCGGCGAACGCGTCGCCCTGATGCGCGGGATCGCCGCCCTCGGCGCGGTGGTGCTGTGCGGCGCGGCCACCGCGGTCGCCGGCCCGATCGCGTTCGTCGGCCTGATCGTCCCACACCTGTGCCGGCTGCTCGTCGGACTCGACCATCGCTGGCTCCTGCCGTTCGCCACGCTCGTCGGCGCCGCGCTGCTGACCGCCGCCGACGTCGTCGGTCGGGTGGTGAACCGGCCCGACGAGATCGAGGCCGGGATCATCACCGCCCTGATCGGCGCCCCGTTCTTCATCTACATCGTCCGCCGGCAGAAGGTACGAGAACTGTGA
- a CDS encoding FecCD family ABC transporter permease, producing the protein MTLEAVTRGRVRRGRRRQTVLAILGVAMAAMVAVSLMVGQTFYPPDDVLRVILGETVPGASFTVGELRLPRTVLALAVGLCFGMGGVTFQTMMRNPLASPDIIGISSAASAAAAFGIIVLNLGETGVSMFAITAALGVAVIIYVLSFKDGVAGTRLVLIGIGIAAMLNSATSYILNQAGQWDLQAATRWLNGSLNGSTWDETLPVLIALLVFGPVLLGQARNLTMLQLGDDTAAALGTRLERTRLVSIVAAVGLIAFATSATGPIAFVAFLAGPIAARLVGPGGSLLVPSALVGALLVLIADFLGQFAFDTRFPVGVITGVLGAPYLIYLLVRTNRAGGSL; encoded by the coding sequence ATGACTCTCGAGGCCGTCACCCGCGGCCGGGTCCGGCGCGGCCGGCGGAGGCAGACCGTCCTGGCCATCCTCGGCGTGGCGATGGCGGCGATGGTCGCCGTCTCACTGATGGTCGGGCAGACCTTCTACCCGCCCGATGACGTGCTGCGGGTGATCCTCGGCGAGACCGTGCCCGGTGCGTCGTTCACCGTGGGTGAGCTCCGGCTGCCCCGGACCGTCCTGGCCCTGGCCGTTGGGCTGTGCTTCGGCATGGGCGGAGTCACCTTCCAGACCATGATGCGCAACCCGCTCGCCAGCCCGGACATCATCGGCATCAGTTCGGCGGCGAGCGCGGCGGCGGCCTTCGGCATCATCGTGCTGAACCTCGGCGAGACCGGCGTCTCGATGTTCGCCATCACCGCCGCGCTGGGCGTCGCCGTGATCATCTACGTGTTGTCGTTCAAGGACGGGGTGGCCGGCACCCGCCTGGTACTGATCGGCATCGGCATCGCCGCCATGCTCAACAGCGCCACCTCGTACATCCTGAACCAGGCCGGGCAGTGGGACCTGCAGGCTGCGACGCGCTGGCTCAACGGCAGCCTGAACGGCTCCACCTGGGACGAGACCCTTCCGGTGCTGATCGCGCTGCTGGTCTTCGGCCCGGTGCTGCTGGGCCAGGCCCGGAACCTGACGATGCTGCAGCTCGGCGACGACACCGCGGCGGCTCTGGGAACCCGACTGGAACGTACCCGGCTGGTGTCGATCGTCGCGGCAGTTGGTCTCATCGCGTTCGCCACCTCGGCCACCGGACCGATCGCCTTCGTGGCCTTCCTGGCCGGGCCGATCGCGGCCCGCCTGGTCGGCCCCGGTGGCTCCTTGCTGGTGCCGTCCGCGCTGGTCGGCGCGCTGCTGGTGTTGATCGCCGACTTCCTTGGTCAGTTCGCCTTCGACACCCGCTTCCCGGTAGGTGTGATCACCGGCGTGCTCGGTGCCCCGTACCTCATCTATCTGCTCGTCCGTACGAATCGCGCGGGAGGCTCGCTGTGA
- a CDS encoding ABC transporter ATP-binding protein: protein MTTNHSLTVEKLTVGYGEHVVIESLDLLMPPGKITAIVGANACGKSTLLRSMSRLLAPRTGHVLLDGREVHKMPAKELARTLGLLPQSPIAPEGITVTDLVGRGRNPHQRLLSRWSGDDDRAVAAALDATHTADLADRSVDELSGGQRQRVWIAMALAQQTELLLLDEPTTFLDVSHQVEVLDLLTDLNTDRGTTIVMVLHDLNMAARYADHLIALADGGLHAAGEPAAVLTEDCVRAVFGLDSQVIPDPVSGKPLMLPIGRHHVRSTVS, encoded by the coding sequence GTGACCACCAACCACTCGCTGACCGTCGAGAAACTGACCGTCGGCTACGGCGAGCATGTCGTCATCGAGTCACTCGACCTGCTCATGCCACCCGGCAAGATCACCGCAATCGTCGGTGCCAACGCCTGCGGCAAATCCACCCTGCTGCGCTCGATGTCCCGGCTGCTCGCTCCACGTACCGGTCATGTGCTGCTAGACGGCCGGGAAGTACACAAGATGCCGGCCAAGGAACTGGCACGCACCCTCGGCCTGCTCCCGCAGTCACCGATCGCGCCGGAAGGCATCACCGTGACCGACCTGGTCGGCCGCGGCCGCAACCCGCACCAGCGACTCCTGTCGCGGTGGAGCGGGGACGACGACCGGGCGGTGGCGGCCGCGCTGGACGCCACGCACACCGCCGACCTGGCGGACCGCTCGGTGGACGAACTCTCCGGCGGGCAGCGGCAGCGGGTGTGGATCGCGATGGCCCTCGCGCAGCAGACCGAACTGCTGCTGCTCGATGAGCCGACCACGTTCCTCGACGTCAGCCACCAGGTCGAGGTGCTGGACCTGCTTACCGACCTGAACACCGATCGCGGCACCACGATCGTGATGGTGCTGCACGATCTGAACATGGCGGCCCGCTACGCCGATCACCTGATCGCACTGGCCGACGGCGGCCTGCATGCCGCTGGCGAGCCAGCCGCCGTGCTGACCGAGGATTGCGTACGCGCGGTGTTCGGTCTGGACAGTCAGGTGATCCCCGATCCGGTCTCCGGCAAGCCGCTGATGCTGCCGATCGGCCGCCACCACGTCCGCTCCACGGTGTCGTAG
- a CDS encoding histidine phosphatase family protein → MGTRHLYLARHGAADPFGELTDIGHQQANLLGERLACLPIDAIWHSPLPRAAASAREIARHLPDAPVAQAAELIDHVPYVPSPAETPPSWAGFFDGYDDTEAAAGHRLAESLTSRFAASPGPAPDTHEILVTHAYPIAWLVRHALDAPPSRWLGLNSANTALTLIEYRAALPPTIVMFNDQSHLPTDLCWTGFPRTARP, encoded by the coding sequence ATGGGGACCCGACACCTCTACCTCGCCCGGCACGGTGCCGCTGACCCGTTCGGGGAGCTGACCGACATCGGGCACCAGCAAGCGAATCTGCTGGGCGAGCGCCTGGCCTGCCTACCCATCGACGCGATTTGGCATTCCCCGTTGCCGCGCGCAGCCGCCAGCGCGCGCGAGATCGCCCGGCATCTGCCGGACGCTCCCGTGGCCCAGGCCGCCGAACTCATCGACCATGTGCCGTACGTCCCCAGCCCCGCCGAAACGCCCCCGTCGTGGGCCGGATTCTTCGACGGGTACGACGACACCGAGGCCGCCGCAGGCCACCGGCTCGCCGAGTCCTTGACCAGCCGTTTCGCAGCTTCCCCCGGCCCCGCCCCCGACACCCACGAAATCCTGGTCACCCACGCCTACCCGATCGCCTGGCTGGTCCGCCACGCGCTGGACGCGCCCCCATCCCGCTGGCTTGGTCTGAACAGCGCCAACACCGCCCTGACGCTCATCGAGTACCGCGCCGCCCTGCCCCCGACCATCGTCATGTTCAACGACCAGAGCCACCTCCCAACCGACCTGTGCTGGACCGGCTTTCCCCGCACCGCCAGACCGTAG
- a CDS encoding PEP/pyruvate-binding domain-containing protein gives MIVPLTDAVAKTSGGKAGALGVLLRAGLPVPDGFAVPFSAYREAIRGLDLTTPDALRQAIESRPLDAGLLAAITVGLEALGHPPVAVRSSAADEDTARASAAGQYETVLAAHGVDEVTGAVRACWASLYSSRAIEYRHTADLPKMAVLVQRHVDAEVSGVMFTPPDPGGVTEIEASWGLGPSVVGGTVTPDVFRVNSDGSVKRTISDKRTRLDRHGTQLVTRDVPPDSQNQPTLDDPATIGLARLGQKAAEVLGGALDVEWAIADGRVWLLQARPVTAAPPPPADGVATPPGALAGTPGSQGTMTGTARIVLGPGDFAHVRPGDILVCPYTDPGWTPLLRIATGVVTETGGVLSHAAIVARELRIPAVLGIPNATRRIPNATTITVDGATGIVTTADRKN, from the coding sequence ATGATCGTGCCCCTCACGGACGCCGTGGCGAAAACCAGCGGCGGTAAGGCGGGCGCGCTCGGTGTGCTGTTGCGCGCCGGGCTGCCGGTGCCGGACGGCTTCGCCGTCCCGTTCAGCGCATACCGGGAAGCCATTCGGGGACTGGACCTCACGACACCGGACGCGCTACGGCAGGCGATCGAGAGCCGACCGCTGGATGCCGGGCTACTCGCCGCCATCACCGTCGGGCTGGAAGCGCTCGGTCATCCGCCGGTGGCGGTACGTTCGTCGGCGGCGGACGAGGACACCGCACGCGCCTCAGCCGCGGGGCAGTACGAGACCGTGCTCGCGGCACACGGCGTAGACGAGGTCACCGGCGCAGTTCGCGCCTGCTGGGCTTCGCTGTACTCGTCGCGAGCCATCGAGTACCGGCACACAGCCGATCTGCCGAAGATGGCTGTCCTCGTCCAGCGTCACGTGGACGCGGAGGTTTCCGGGGTCATGTTCACTCCGCCGGATCCGGGCGGCGTGACCGAGATCGAAGCTTCCTGGGGCCTCGGACCCAGCGTCGTCGGTGGCACGGTCACCCCAGACGTCTTCCGGGTCAACAGCGACGGGTCCGTGAAGCGCACCATTTCCGACAAGCGAACCCGGCTGGACCGGCACGGCACACAGCTCGTCACGCGGGACGTACCCCCAGACAGCCAGAATCAGCCGACGCTCGACGACCCGGCCACCATCGGACTGGCCCGGCTCGGACAGAAGGCCGCCGAAGTGCTCGGCGGTGCGCTGGACGTCGAATGGGCGATCGCCGACGGCCGGGTCTGGCTCCTTCAGGCCCGTCCGGTCACCGCCGCTCCCCCGCCGCCGGCCGATGGCGTCGCCACGCCACCCGGCGCGCTGGCCGGAACTCCGGGCAGCCAGGGAACCATGACCGGCACCGCGCGGATCGTCCTCGGCCCCGGCGACTTCGCCCACGTACGCCCAGGCGACATCCTGGTATGCCCGTACACCGACCCGGGCTGGACGCCACTGCTGCGCATCGCCACCGGAGTCGTCACCGAAACCGGTGGCGTGCTCTCCCACGCCGCAATCGTCGCCCGCGAGCTGCGCATACCCGCCGTCCTGGGCATCCCGAACGCCACGAGACGAATCCCCAATGCCACCACCATCACCGTCGACGGTGCCACCGGCATCGTCACGACGGCTGACCGAAAGAACTGA
- a CDS encoding DNA-binding protein yields the protein MSRKEEAAQADQAQAHREREAHERLRGLGADHLDGRPWRPAPLPPSAVDIAHFALWRSAALAPEDLLSALTLLPAARAEVEGLEAGLLFTARGAGLTWAQIAEAMGFKSPQACQQHYARLTARQGAE from the coding sequence ATGTCACGCAAGGAAGAGGCCGCACAGGCCGACCAAGCTCAGGCGCACCGCGAGCGGGAGGCACACGAGCGCCTGCGGGGGCTCGGTGCGGATCACCTGGACGGCCGGCCATGGCGACCGGCCCCGTTGCCGCCGTCCGCAGTGGACATCGCGCACTTCGCGCTCTGGCGCTCCGCCGCTCTGGCCCCGGAGGACCTGCTGAGCGCGCTCACGCTCCTGCCCGCCGCACGCGCCGAGGTCGAAGGGCTCGAAGCAGGCCTGCTCTTCACCGCCCGCGGCGCGGGCCTTACCTGGGCGCAGATAGCCGAAGCGATGGGATTCAAATCCCCGCAGGCATGCCAGCAGCACTACGCCCGGCTGACGGCACGGCAAGGTGCCGAATGA
- a CDS encoding transcriptional regulator, with amino-acid sequence MTARESTTGLLVLHAVRITGFADSHAIARRFGLDVADTAELLGDAEAYGWVSHAAFADLSGWSLTERGKAENERQLAAELAASGGADEVHAAHRDFLPLNARLLRACTNWQMRPTGHDRLAPNDHSDPAWDTSTLNELSAINHALAPLIRRLGGILVRFRGYDTRFTGALLRARTGDGGWVDGTDIDSCHRVWYELHEDLIATLGLDRQSEPTP; translated from the coding sequence ATGACGGCGCGCGAGTCCACAACCGGCCTCCTGGTCCTGCACGCCGTCCGCATCACCGGTTTCGCCGACAGCCACGCGATCGCCCGGCGTTTCGGCCTCGATGTCGCCGATACGGCCGAACTGCTGGGCGACGCCGAGGCGTACGGCTGGGTGAGCCACGCCGCCTTCGCCGACCTGAGCGGCTGGTCCCTGACCGAGCGGGGCAAGGCCGAGAACGAGCGCCAACTGGCCGCCGAACTCGCCGCCTCTGGCGGAGCGGATGAGGTCCATGCGGCACACCGGGACTTCCTACCGCTGAACGCGAGGCTGCTGCGAGCCTGCACCAACTGGCAGATGCGTCCCACCGGCCATGACCGGCTCGCGCCCAACGATCATTCCGATCCCGCCTGGGACACCAGCACCCTCAACGAGCTTTCCGCCATCAACCACGCCCTGGCGCCGCTGATCCGCCGGCTCGGCGGCATCCTCGTCCGTTTTCGTGGGTATGACACGCGCTTCACCGGGGCGCTGCTTCGCGCCCGCACGGGAGACGGCGGCTGGGTCGACGGCACCGACATCGACTCCTGTCACCGCGTTTGGTACGAACTCCACGAAGACCTCATCGCCACCCTCGGCCTCGACCGTCAGTCAGAGCCCACCCCGTGA
- a CDS encoding N-acetylglucosamine kinase, whose translation MSDSIVVGLDVGGTSTRAAVVSATGDRLGDGRAGGGNPTSHGAERAAEELRTALGAALARVDPKLVRAGVIGLAGAGRLLADPAGRAAFDQAWHDVGLRCPYTVHGDALVAYASGTAATDGTVLIAGTGAIAAQVRDLTLDRTADGHGWLLGDAGSGFWLGRAAVQRTLADLDCHREPAPLSTLVLAELLGSTEIAANPRDTVDTLVQVVTRRPAVELAALAPLVIRAHRDGDPAAVAIVAEAAGHLADSVARVRASDASTPIVLGGGLLTGNTPLAESVTATLAGRWPDAPLSRAGDGAAAAAWLAAQPFVDVKEANELHRSLLGH comes from the coding sequence ATATCCGATTCCATAGTGGTTGGTCTCGATGTAGGCGGTACGTCAACCAGAGCGGCCGTGGTCTCCGCGACCGGCGACCGGCTCGGTGACGGGCGTGCCGGCGGCGGAAACCCCACCAGCCACGGCGCCGAACGGGCCGCCGAGGAACTTCGGACGGCGCTCGGTGCCGCCCTGGCCCGGGTCGACCCGAAACTGGTCCGAGCCGGGGTCATCGGCCTGGCCGGGGCCGGACGACTCCTCGCCGATCCGGCCGGTCGCGCCGCCTTCGACCAGGCCTGGCACGACGTAGGACTGCGCTGCCCCTACACCGTGCACGGCGACGCACTGGTGGCGTACGCCTCGGGCACCGCCGCCACCGACGGCACGGTGCTGATCGCCGGCACCGGGGCCATCGCCGCCCAGGTCCGCGACCTGACCCTCGACCGGACCGCCGACGGACACGGCTGGCTACTCGGCGACGCCGGCTCCGGCTTCTGGCTGGGCCGCGCAGCCGTACAACGGACCCTGGCCGATCTCGACTGCCACCGCGAGCCAGCTCCGCTCTCCACCCTCGTGCTGGCCGAACTGCTCGGGTCGACCGAGATCGCGGCCAACCCCAGAGACACCGTCGACACCCTGGTCCAGGTGGTCACCCGCCGACCGGCGGTGGAACTCGCCGCCCTGGCCCCGCTGGTCATCCGGGCCCACCGCGACGGCGACCCGGCGGCGGTCGCGATCGTCGCCGAGGCGGCCGGGCACCTCGCCGACAGCGTCGCCCGGGTACGCGCGTCGGACGCGTCCACTCCGATCGTGCTCGGCGGCGGGCTACTCACCGGGAACACCCCGTTGGCCGAGTCCGTCACCGCGACGCTGGCCGGACGCTGGCCGGACGCACCCCTGTCCCGCGCGGGCGACGGTGCAGCCGCCGCCGCCTGGCTGGCCGCCCAACCATTCGTCGACGTGAAAGAGGCAAACGAACTACATCGGAGCCTGCTCGGCCACTGA
- a CDS encoding MurR/RpiR family transcriptional regulator translates to MVERPAETNAGAAMVDAEPLDRRTVIGERSVTDSVLARIRSRLPEFTGALQRVAEQVLTAPEAAARATIVELAERSGTSPATVTRFCRAMGFEGYAGLRLGIAAETGRSRSAGWTVDIGREIQPSDPLDRVLDQIMAADTRAMHDTAALLDLAEVERAADAIAGADRVNIFGASGSALVGEEMQFSLHRIGVPVWAWNDVHEGLASAALLRPGDVALGISHSGQTRETIETLAEAASHGATTVALTSFPRSALAELADIVLLTAAQATTFRPDALSARHPQLVVLDLLYIGVAQRTHDRAHSAFQRTAQAVDGHKAGKGTAA, encoded by the coding sequence ATGGTTGAGCGACCGGCGGAGACCAACGCGGGGGCCGCGATGGTCGACGCCGAGCCACTCGACCGACGGACCGTCATCGGAGAACGCTCCGTCACGGACAGCGTGCTGGCTCGGATCCGGTCCCGGCTGCCGGAATTCACCGGGGCCCTACAACGAGTCGCCGAACAGGTGCTCACCGCCCCCGAGGCCGCCGCGCGGGCCACCATCGTCGAGCTGGCCGAGCGCAGTGGCACCTCGCCGGCCACGGTCACCCGCTTCTGCCGAGCGATGGGGTTCGAGGGCTACGCCGGCCTACGCCTGGGCATCGCGGCCGAGACCGGGCGCAGCCGATCCGCCGGCTGGACCGTCGACATCGGACGGGAGATCCAGCCCAGTGACCCGCTCGACCGGGTGCTCGACCAGATCATGGCCGCCGACACCCGGGCCATGCACGACACCGCCGCCCTGCTGGACCTGGCCGAGGTCGAACGCGCCGCCGACGCCATCGCCGGTGCCGACCGGGTGAACATCTTCGGCGCCAGCGGCAGCGCGCTGGTCGGCGAGGAGATGCAGTTCAGCCTGCACCGCATCGGCGTACCCGTCTGGGCCTGGAACGACGTGCACGAGGGGTTGGCCAGTGCGGCACTGCTCCGCCCCGGCGACGTGGCGCTGGGCATCTCGCACAGCGGCCAGACCCGCGAGACGATCGAGACACTCGCCGAGGCGGCCAGCCACGGTGCCACCACCGTGGCGCTGACCAGCTTCCCCCGGTCCGCGTTGGCGGAGTTGGCCGACATCGTCCTGCTCACCGCCGCCCAGGCGACCACGTTCCGGCCGGACGCGCTCTCCGCTCGACACCCGCAGCTCGTCGTACTCGACCTGCTCTACATCGGGGTCGCCCAGCGTACCCACGATCGGGCCCATAGCGCGTTCCAGCGCACCGCACAGGCTGTCGACGGGCACAAGGCAGGAAAGGGGACGGCGGCATGA